In one Nostoc sp. KVJ3 genomic region, the following are encoded:
- a CDS encoding GNAT family N-acetyltransferase yields the protein MNLPLETPRLILRDFIESDWLAVHQYASDREVVRYLNFGPNSEEDTRDFLQREISLQREEPRQHFALAVTLKAQKELIGISRISIQDAANKTGSIGYCFTKQFWGQGYATEAVKAIVSFGFQELDLHRIFATCHPKNIASTRVMQKIGMQQEGYLREHHWIKGEWRDSWLYAILEHEWRSLDFRRCWKD from the coding sequence ATGAATCTACCACTAGAAACCCCACGTCTCATACTACGGGACTTTATAGAATCAGATTGGCTAGCAGTTCATCAATACGCTAGCGATCGTGAAGTTGTGCGTTATTTGAATTTTGGCCCTAATAGTGAAGAAGATACCAGGGATTTTTTGCAAAGAGAGATTTCATTACAACGCGAAGAACCCCGTCAGCATTTTGCCTTGGCGGTGACTTTAAAAGCCCAAAAGGAATTAATTGGTATCTCTCGTATATCCATTCAGGATGCTGCTAACAAAACAGGCTCTATTGGATACTGCTTTACTAAGCAATTTTGGGGACAGGGATATGCAACTGAAGCTGTAAAAGCGATTGTATCATTTGGTTTTCAGGAGTTAGATTTACATCGCATCTTTGCAACTTGTCACCCAAAAAACATTGCTTCAACAAGAGTTATGCAAAAAATCGGAATGCAACAGGAAGGATATTTGCGAGAACACCATTGGATTAAGGGAGAATGGCGAGACTCTTGGCTATATGCCATCCTTGAGCATGAATGGAGAAGTCTAGATTTCAGGCGTTGTTGGAAAGACTAG
- a CDS encoding fasciclin domain-containing protein, translated as MADIVDIAVTSESFKTLVAAVQAAGLVETLKSPGPFTVFAPNDDAFAKLPPGTIQTLLQNIPQLTRILKYHVVPGKLLQADLAELGTVNSVEGSSIKIHSSDSFEVKNATVLAADIEADNGVVHVIDTVILPG; from the coding sequence ATGGCTGATATTGTCGATATTGCTGTTACATCTGAATCTTTCAAAACACTAGTAGCGGCTGTACAAGCTGCTGGTTTAGTAGAAACATTAAAAAGTCCTGGCCCGTTCACTGTCTTTGCACCAAATGACGATGCTTTTGCTAAATTACCACCGGGAACTATCCAAACTCTGTTACAGAATATTCCCCAGCTAACGCGGATTTTAAAGTATCATGTCGTTCCAGGAAAGCTACTACAGGCTGATTTAGCAGAACTTGGCACGGTTAATTCTGTGGAAGGTTCATCAATTAAAATTCATTCTTCAGATAGTTTTGAAGTTAAAAATGCCACAGTTTTAGCAGCAGATATCGAAGCTGATAATGGTGTGGTACACGTTATCGATACCGTGATTTTACCGGGTTAA
- the trmFO gene encoding FADH(2)-oxidizing methylenetetrahydrofolate--tRNA-(uracil(54)-C(5))-methyltransferase TrmFO: protein MEQQPIQVIGGGLAGTEAAWQIAQAGVPVILHEMRPKRFSPAHHTEHLAELVCSNSFGAMASDRATGLLHEELRQFGSIVISKADEHAVPAGGALAVDRGKFGQDLTETLAHHPLIEFRRGEVSAIPEGIVVLATGPLTSPDLAEDLQRFTGMEYLSFFDAASPIIVGESINRDIAFMASRYDKGEAAYLNCPMNKEQYLHFREELCIAEQTELKGFERETAKFFEACLPIEELAQRGEDTMRYGPLKPVGLSDTRTGERPYAVVQLRQEDKAGQLWNMVGFQTNLRWGEQKRIFQLIPSLEKAEFVRLGVMHRNTFLNAPQLMHPTLQFKERPTLLAAGQLIGTEGYTAAAAGGCLAGINAARLALGKETLVLPATTMMGALLEFISSASPKHFQPMPPNFGIFPDLGMKIKSKPERYGRYRDRSLTDLTNWKANQN from the coding sequence ATGGAACAACAACCGATACAAGTAATTGGAGGTGGACTAGCTGGAACTGAAGCAGCTTGGCAAATAGCCCAAGCTGGAGTACCAGTAATTCTCCATGAAATGCGGCCAAAACGTTTTAGCCCTGCTCATCATACAGAACATTTGGCAGAATTAGTGTGTAGTAATTCCTTTGGAGCAATGGCAAGCGATCGCGCAACGGGATTATTGCACGAAGAATTACGCCAATTTGGTTCTATTGTCATTTCCAAAGCTGATGAACACGCCGTACCTGCTGGTGGCGCGCTAGCAGTAGACAGGGGAAAGTTTGGCCAAGATTTGACTGAAACCTTAGCACATCATCCTTTAATTGAATTTCGTCGGGGTGAAGTATCTGCCATTCCTGAAGGAATTGTGGTTTTGGCAACTGGGCCTTTAACCAGTCCCGACTTAGCCGAAGATTTGCAGCGCTTTACGGGGATGGAATACCTGAGCTTTTTTGATGCCGCGAGTCCGATAATTGTGGGAGAATCGATTAACCGTGACATTGCTTTTATGGCATCACGTTATGACAAAGGTGAAGCTGCTTATCTCAACTGCCCAATGAATAAAGAGCAGTATTTGCACTTTAGAGAAGAACTATGTATTGCTGAACAAACAGAACTCAAGGGTTTTGAACGGGAAACGGCGAAATTTTTTGAAGCTTGTTTACCTATTGAAGAACTAGCACAGCGTGGCGAAGATACCATGCGTTACGGCCCCTTAAAACCAGTAGGATTGTCAGATACTCGCACCGGGGAACGTCCTTATGCTGTGGTGCAGTTGCGCCAAGAAGATAAAGCCGGTCAACTATGGAACATGGTAGGATTCCAAACTAATCTACGTTGGGGTGAACAAAAACGCATATTTCAGCTAATTCCCAGTTTGGAAAAGGCAGAGTTTGTACGGTTGGGAGTGATGCACCGCAATACTTTTCTTAATGCACCTCAGCTAATGCATCCAACTCTGCAATTTAAAGAGCGTCCGACATTGTTAGCTGCGGGACAGTTGATTGGTACTGAAGGCTACACTGCTGCTGCTGCGGGTGGCTGCTTGGCGGGAATTAATGCCGCGCGGCTAGCTTTGGGTAAAGAAACTTTGGTTTTACCAGCAACAACAATGATGGGTGCGTTATTGGAATTTATTAGTTCCGCTTCGCCGAAGCATTTTCAACCAATGCCACCCAACTTTGGGATTTTTCCCGATTTGGGAATGAAAATCAAAAGTAAACCAGAGCGTTACGGACGTTACCGCGATCGCTCTTTAACCGATCTAACAAACTGGAAAGCTAATCAGAATTAA
- a CDS encoding Uma2 family endonuclease, which translates to MVQQVTPETTIEVIYPESDGQPMADNTEQFAWIVKIKENLEILFPSPADVFIAGDLFWYPVQGNPNIKQAPDTMVVFGRPKGKRSSYLQWNEENIPPQVVFEILSPGNTLKEMTKKLQFYQRYGVEEYYIYDPDKNDLNGLLHSEDSFEVIEEMNGWVSPRLGIRFTLTLDTLEIVSSTGQKFLSPGEIDQLREQERQRAEQERQAKEAALQELEAASQAKEAALQELEEERDRYQELLAKLKEKGIDTDNL; encoded by the coding sequence ATGGTACAACAAGTCACACCAGAAACCACAATCGAAGTCATCTACCCAGAAAGCGACGGACAGCCAATGGCTGATAATACAGAACAATTTGCATGGATTGTCAAAATTAAAGAAAATTTAGAAATCCTATTTCCATCGCCAGCTGATGTATTTATTGCCGGAGATTTGTTTTGGTATCCAGTTCAAGGAAACCCCAATATTAAACAAGCGCCAGATACGATGGTAGTTTTTGGCAGACCAAAAGGAAAACGGAGTTCCTATTTACAGTGGAATGAAGAGAATATACCGCCACAGGTAGTATTTGAAATTCTCTCACCAGGTAACACCCTCAAAGAAATGACCAAAAAATTGCAGTTTTATCAGCGTTATGGTGTGGAAGAATATTATATTTACGATCCCGATAAGAATGATTTAAATGGCTTACTCCATTCTGAGGATAGTTTTGAAGTTATCGAAGAGATGAATGGCTGGGTAAGTCCGCGTTTGGGAATCCGCTTTACATTAACACTGGATACTTTGGAAATTGTTTCTTCCACCGGACAAAAGTTTTTAAGCCCCGGAGAAATTGACCAGTTACGGGAACAAGAACGCCAACGTGCAGAACAGGAACGTCAAGCAAAGGAAGCGGCTTTACAAGAATTAGAAGCGGCTTCACAAGCAAAGGAAGCGGCTTTACAAGAATTAGAAGAAGAGCGCGATCGCTATCAAGAATTGCTAGCTAAACTCAAAGAAAAAGGAATTGATACAGATAATTTGTAA
- a CDS encoding tetratricopeptide repeat protein, whose translation MFAFGYSSLGYILYNSGDYQGAIENYTQAILQNSEDLTSYLSRGVARSLTKDYQNAIEDFNETIRLNPQYAQAYAERGVARAAIGDNQNAIEDCHRAIQLEPQYVRAYFGRGAACFYSGNYQGAIEDFSLIASMERSAISYYNLGILQYSQGINSQAIKHLTKALYVDPNLIAAYYVRGNACYELGDEQGAFADFTEANHIEEVGAGEIYSEDEFAFYARGLARYRLGNREEAIADLQESAQIALKHQNTRFHQKAIDLMSEIQS comes from the coding sequence ATGTTTGCTTTTGGATACTCTAGCCTTGGTTATATACTTTATAATTCTGGCGACTATCAAGGAGCCATTGAAAATTATACTCAGGCAATTTTACAAAATTCAGAGGATTTGACATCATATCTTAGTCGTGGTGTAGCTCGTTCACTGACAAAGGATTATCAAAATGCAATTGAAGATTTTAATGAAACAATCCGACTGAATCCTCAATATGCTCAGGCTTATGCTGAACGTGGTGTTGCTCGTGCAGCAATAGGCGATAATCAAAATGCAATTGAAGATTGTCATCGTGCAATTCAATTAGAGCCGCAATATGTACGAGCCTATTTTGGACGAGGTGCAGCTTGTTTTTACTCTGGTAACTATCAAGGTGCTATAGAAGACTTCAGTCTAATAGCTAGTATGGAACGTTCTGCTATTTCTTACTACAATCTGGGTATTCTGCAATATTCTCAAGGTATTAATAGCCAAGCCATTAAGCACTTAACCAAGGCTCTTTATGTAGATCCAAATTTAATAGCTGCTTATTATGTGCGGGGTAATGCGTGTTATGAGTTAGGAGATGAGCAAGGTGCATTTGCAGATTTCACTGAAGCAAACCACATTGAAGAAGTAGGTGCAGGTGAAATATATTCTGAGGATGAATTTGCTTTCTACGCAAGGGGTTTGGCTCGCTATCGCTTAGGTAATCGGGAAGAAGCGATCGCTGATCTCCAAGAATCAGCCCAAATTGCTTTAAAGCATCAAAACACAAGATTTCACCAAAAGGCGATCGACTTGATGTCCGAAATTCAGTCGTAA
- the panB gene encoding 3-methyl-2-oxobutanoate hydroxymethyltransferase: MAITTQQLIQWKQQGRSIVALTAWDYAIAQLIDAAGVDLILVGDSMAVVLGYETTLPITLDEMIYHAKSVRRGVKRALVVVDLPFLTYQESLQQAMHSAGRILKETGAQAVKLEGGYPAIAETITRLVEAGIPVMGHVGLTPQSVHQLGLRQQGKTQEASERILLEAIALEQAGVFSLVLEHIPADLAMQITQKLTIPTIGIGAGTHCDGQVLVTSDVIGLAEKHPPFAKVYTNLRETITKAVQDYAVEVRDRKFP; encoded by the coding sequence ATGGCAATCACTACCCAGCAATTAATTCAATGGAAACAACAGGGACGTTCAATTGTGGCGTTGACCGCTTGGGATTACGCGATCGCTCAACTCATCGATGCAGCTGGTGTAGACTTAATCCTTGTGGGTGACTCTATGGCAGTAGTTTTAGGGTATGAAACAACACTGCCGATAACTTTGGATGAGATGATATACCACGCCAAATCTGTGCGCCGTGGGGTTAAACGGGCATTAGTAGTTGTAGATTTACCATTTTTGACGTATCAAGAAAGTCTCCAACAGGCAATGCATTCAGCTGGGCGGATATTGAAGGAAACCGGCGCTCAAGCGGTAAAATTAGAAGGTGGTTATCCAGCGATCGCAGAAACTATTACTCGTTTGGTAGAAGCTGGAATCCCGGTAATGGGTCATGTAGGTTTGACACCACAATCGGTACATCAACTGGGTTTACGGCAACAAGGGAAAACCCAAGAAGCGAGTGAGAGAATTTTACTTGAAGCGATCGCTCTCGAACAAGCAGGTGTATTCTCTCTAGTTTTAGAGCATATCCCCGCAGATTTGGCAATGCAGATTACACAAAAACTCACGATTCCGACAATTGGTATCGGTGCAGGAACTCACTGTGATGGACAGGTTTTAGTTACCTCAGATGTAATCGGACTTGCCGAGAAGCATCCACCATTTGCCAAGGTTTACACCAACTTGCGAGAAACGATTACCAAGGCTGTGCAAGATTATGCCGTGGAAGTGCGCGATCGGAAATTTCCATAG
- a CDS encoding two-component regulator propeller domain-containing protein produces the protein MGSVSRGNVTVILFYKRASFLITSILLGLIAVPSIGLAQKTPDIKSSDLTPTYPASAPPPRVEPLPDERGVQENSPETDYRVGNLLADVTGNLWVGSWRGLSRIDPKTGKIISRVSLPNVAIGALAQDKVGRLWVGSYEGLFRVDPRTSEITAQNLFLPSKRVLSLLLDKRGYLWTGTDSGLALISPDQGLIMTTVKNLPGVSANTLTLDAEGQLWVGTLDGLVRVNTASAGIMKRIADLPGTTVQALAISPEGLIWAGMPNNLLVINPKTGAVLRSVTRLRGRDVKAVRFAKDGSVWVGTSNGLLRLNPNTGAVLDAEVAGLPSSRVLTLAPDIANKLWIGTSEGLAWLMPKTNSAKTHIAFSRAVK, from the coding sequence ATGGGTAGTGTCTCCAGAGGAAACGTCACCGTGATATTATTTTACAAGCGTGCTAGTTTTTTAATTACTTCTATCTTGCTGGGGTTGATAGCTGTGCCAAGTATAGGATTGGCACAAAAAACCCCTGACATCAAATCATCCGATCTGACTCCTACTTACCCAGCTTCTGCACCGCCGCCGCGAGTAGAACCCTTACCCGATGAGCGGGGAGTGCAAGAAAATTCGCCAGAAACGGATTATCGTGTTGGTAATTTACTGGCAGATGTTACAGGCAATCTTTGGGTAGGTTCTTGGCGGGGACTATCGCGGATTGATCCTAAAACTGGCAAGATTATTTCTCGTGTAAGTTTACCGAATGTGGCGATTGGTGCTTTAGCTCAAGACAAAGTAGGACGCTTGTGGGTGGGAAGTTATGAGGGACTTTTCCGAGTTGACCCCCGCACTAGTGAAATTACCGCGCAGAATTTATTTTTGCCTTCTAAACGGGTTTTGTCACTGTTACTTGACAAACGGGGTTATTTGTGGACTGGAACCGATAGCGGTTTAGCCTTAATTAGTCCCGACCAAGGCTTGATTATGACAACAGTAAAAAATCTGCCTGGTGTCAGTGCCAACACCCTAACTTTAGATGCTGAAGGTCAATTGTGGGTTGGTACTCTTGATGGGTTGGTGCGGGTAAATACCGCTAGTGCTGGGATTATGAAGCGGATTGCAGATTTACCAGGAACGACTGTCCAAGCTTTAGCTATCAGTCCAGAAGGATTAATTTGGGCGGGAATGCCAAATAATTTGCTAGTTATTAACCCAAAAACTGGTGCAGTGTTGCGATCTGTGACTCGTTTGCGTGGGCGTGACGTGAAGGCGGTACGTTTTGCTAAAGATGGTAGTGTCTGGGTTGGAACTAGCAATGGTTTGTTACGATTAAATCCAAATACGGGCGCTGTGTTAGATGCAGAAGTTGCTGGACTTCCTTCTAGTCGGGTTCTTACCCTTGCACCTGATATCGCTAATAAATTATGGATTGGCACTAGTGAAGGTCTAGCTTGGCTAATGCCTAAAACGAACAGTGCAAAAACCCATATTGCTTTCAGTCGCGCCGTGAAATGA
- a CDS encoding form I ribulose bisphosphate carboxylase large subunit, which produces MSYAQTKTQSKSGYQAGVKDYRLTYYTPDYTPKDTDLLAAFRMTPQPGVPPEEAGAAVAAESSTGTWTTVWTDLLTDLDRYKGRCYDIEPVPGEDNQYICYVAYPLDLFEEGSVTNVLTSIVGNVFGFKALRALRLEDIRFPVAYIKTFQGPPHGIQVERDKLNKYGRPLLGCTIKPKLGLSAKNYGRAVYECLRGGLDFTKDDENINSAPFQRWRDRFLFVAEAITKAQAETGEIKGHYLNVTAPTCEQMLQRAEFAKELKQPIIMHDYLTAGFTANTTLARWCRDNGILLHIHRAMHAVIDRQKNHGIHFRVLAKALRLSGGDHIHTGTVVGKLEGERGITMGFVDLLRENYIEQDKSRGIYFTQDWASLPGVMAVASGGIHVWHMPALVEIFGDDSVLQFGGGTLGHPWGNAPGATANRVALEAVVQARNEGRNLAREGNDIIREAAKWSPELAVACELWKEIKFEFEAMDTV; this is translated from the coding sequence ATGTCTTACGCTCAAACGAAGACTCAGAGCAAGTCTGGGTATCAAGCCGGGGTTAAAGATTACAGACTAACTTATTACACACCCGATTACACACCAAAAGATACCGATCTTCTAGCTGCGTTCCGCATGACACCCCAGCCTGGTGTTCCTCCCGAAGAAGCAGGTGCGGCTGTAGCGGCTGAGTCTTCCACAGGTACTTGGACAACTGTGTGGACAGACTTGCTCACCGACCTCGATCGCTACAAAGGTCGTTGTTATGATATCGAACCAGTTCCCGGCGAAGACAACCAGTACATCTGCTACGTTGCCTATCCTCTAGACTTGTTTGAAGAAGGTTCTGTAACCAACGTATTGACCTCAATTGTGGGTAACGTATTTGGTTTCAAAGCTCTGCGCGCACTCCGTCTAGAAGACATCCGCTTTCCAGTAGCTTATATCAAGACCTTCCAAGGGCCTCCTCACGGTATCCAAGTTGAGCGCGACAAGTTAAACAAATACGGTCGTCCTTTACTGGGTTGTACCATTAAGCCTAAATTAGGTCTTTCCGCTAAGAACTACGGACGCGCTGTATACGAGTGCTTACGCGGTGGTTTGGACTTCACCAAAGACGACGAAAACATCAACTCCGCACCATTCCAAAGATGGCGCGATCGCTTCTTGTTCGTTGCTGAAGCTATCACCAAAGCCCAGGCTGAAACCGGCGAAATCAAAGGTCACTACCTCAACGTCACCGCTCCCACCTGTGAACAAATGTTGCAACGGGCCGAGTTCGCTAAAGAACTCAAACAGCCCATCATCATGCACGACTACCTCACCGCAGGTTTCACCGCCAACACTACCTTAGCTCGTTGGTGCCGCGATAACGGTATCTTGCTGCACATTCACCGGGCTATGCACGCTGTAATTGACCGTCAAAAGAACCACGGTATCCACTTCCGTGTATTAGCTAAAGCCCTACGTTTGTCTGGTGGCGATCACATCCACACCGGCACCGTAGTTGGTAAATTGGAAGGTGAGCGCGGCATTACAATGGGCTTCGTTGACCTGTTGCGTGAAAACTACATTGAGCAAGACAAGTCTCGTGGTATTTACTTTACCCAAGACTGGGCTTCTCTACCTGGTGTAATGGCAGTTGCTTCTGGTGGTATCCACGTATGGCACATGCCCGCGCTGGTAGAAATATTTGGTGATGACTCCGTACTACAATTCGGTGGTGGTACTCTGGGACATCCTTGGGGTAATGCTCCTGGTGCAACCGCTAACCGCGTCGCCTTGGAAGCCGTTGTTCAAGCTCGTAACGAAGGTCGTAACTTGGCTCGTGAAGGTAACGATATCATCCGCGAAGCTGCCAAGTGGTCTCCTGAACTAGCTGTTGCTTGCGAACTGTGGAAAGAAATCAAGTTCGAGTTTGAAGCAATGGATACCGTCTGA
- the rcbX gene encoding RuBisCO chaperone RbcX produces the protein MNLKQIAKDTAKTIQSYLTYQALRTVLAQLGETNPPLELWLHNFSSGKIQDGESYIEQLLREKPDLALRIMTVREHIAEEIAEFLPEMVRTGILQANMEQRRQHLERITRIDRSNPSLQPEQQITSDPNLDNLSN, from the coding sequence ATGAATCTTAAGCAAATTGCGAAGGACACAGCCAAAACTATCCAAAGTTACCTGACTTATCAGGCTCTAAGGACAGTGTTGGCACAGCTAGGCGAAACGAATCCTCCTTTAGAACTTTGGTTGCATAACTTTTCATCCGGCAAAATTCAGGATGGTGAATCATATATTGAGCAACTACTCCGAGAAAAACCAGATTTGGCTTTGCGAATCATGACTGTCAGAGAACACATTGCCGAAGAAATTGCCGAATTTTTACCGGAAATGGTTCGCACTGGCATTCTGCAAGCCAACATGGAACAGCGTCGCCAGCATTTAGAACGCATCACACGAATAGACAGGTCTAACCCCAGTCTGCAACCAGAACAGCAAATAACTTCAGATCCGAATTTGGATAATTTATCCAATTAG
- a CDS encoding site-specific DNA-methyltransferase, with protein MNHNQLSIFSDNNPLEISSAVNSSLENSISYMDVKNTIPVDLPNGAYISLDRLSPLKVYSLGFQPAKTIPEIPYWFLQKYTSKGEVILEPFAGSGTSIIEALKLERNVVWLDNNPLSQLICRVKTTRLPLTDILEESYKIVEDTNIDKTAINSVDFSNKDFWFQKPVQEGLEIIKDRIFSSKPAYQSILLLAFASTVRKCSDMNDGMILAARRSSVKEIPTRTRADVFKYFKYYIDKIIEALAEWYKLDWDNSYVREVSSQDARNLDGDWLCDAVVTSPPYINAIDYVWASKFELHWLDFVKNNQERLDLYSKEIGTERISSSDYKHLGQTGYKYLDNLIAEIFTGEKYQASKGQNQLRARVVYKYFMDMKQHFYSCYYKLKAGGHYCFAVGDVSRICGVDIPVADSLSEFAATIGFKEVFRFHLLLKNRKLNIPRNVNWAGTIKHDTIVVLQKY; from the coding sequence ATGAACCATAATCAGCTATCAATTTTTAGTGACAATAACCCATTGGAAATATCCTCTGCTGTAAATAGTAGCTTAGAAAACTCTATATCCTATATGGATGTCAAGAATACTATCCCAGTTGATTTACCAAATGGGGCATATATTTCTCTTGATAGACTTTCACCTTTAAAGGTGTACTCCCTTGGCTTTCAACCTGCAAAAACGATTCCTGAAATACCATATTGGTTTTTGCAAAAATATACATCTAAAGGTGAAGTTATCTTAGAACCGTTTGCAGGTTCAGGAACTAGCATTATTGAGGCTTTAAAACTGGAGAGAAATGTTGTTTGGTTAGATAACAACCCTCTTAGTCAGTTAATTTGTAGAGTCAAAACTACTCGTCTACCACTAACTGATATCTTAGAAGAATCCTACAAAATAGTTGAAGATACAAATATTGATAAGACTGCGATCAACAGCGTTGATTTTAGTAATAAAGACTTTTGGTTTCAAAAACCAGTCCAAGAAGGTTTAGAAATTATAAAAGACAGAATATTTTCATCAAAACCAGCTTACCAATCTATTTTACTACTTGCTTTTGCATCAACTGTTAGAAAATGCTCTGATATGAATGATGGCATGATATTGGCTGCTCGTCGTTCTAGCGTTAAAGAAATACCTACAAGAACTCGTGCAGATGTTTTTAAATATTTTAAATATTATATCGATAAAATTATAGAAGCCCTTGCAGAATGGTATAAGTTAGATTGGGATAATTCTTATGTTAGGGAAGTATCGTCACAAGATGCACGTAATTTAGATGGCGATTGGTTATGTGATGCTGTTGTGACATCCCCTCCTTATATTAATGCAATTGATTATGTTTGGGCTTCTAAATTTGAGCTACATTGGCTAGATTTTGTGAAGAATAATCAGGAGAGATTGGATTTATATTCCAAGGAGATTGGGACTGAAAGAATTTCTAGCTCAGACTATAAACACTTAGGACAAACAGGTTATAAGTATCTTGATAATTTAATTGCAGAGATATTTACTGGAGAAAAATATCAAGCTAGTAAAGGACAAAATCAGTTAAGAGCGAGGGTAGTATATAAGTATTTTATGGATATGAAGCAACATTTTTATAGTTGTTATTATAAATTAAAAGCTGGTGGTCATTACTGCTTTGCTGTTGGTGATGTTAGTAGAATTTGTGGAGTTGATATTCCTGTTGCTGATTCCCTAAGCGAGTTTGCTGCTACTATCGGTTTTAAAGAAGTTTTCAGATTTCACCTTTTATTAAAAAATCGGAAGTTGAATATTCCTAGAAATGTTAATTGGGCTGGAACTATCAAGCATGATACAATCGTAGTCCTACAAAAATATTGA
- a CDS encoding restriction endonuclease, translating to MDSDLQNILTKILCKYQKSFSDKVYGDENDEYDILMNIFSLTPETKRENAQYWGRELGMCWQSIVIEMCKYNCLDFKPALRINDDEPCDLRVGNYAIDTKYRLGSGDSGTLKKFRANGNLLIERGYTPTLVILRNDNLRAAINACVGGNWQVLRGQESMDFIHQISGIDIKAFLENNAGKYTVGRNSI from the coding sequence ATGGACTCGGACTTACAAAATATACTGACGAAAATATTATGTAAATACCAAAAATCATTTAGCGATAAGGTTTATGGTGATGAAAATGATGAGTACGATATTTTAATGAATATATTCTCACTCACACCAGAAACCAAGAGGGAAAATGCACAATATTGGGGACGAGAGTTAGGAATGTGTTGGCAGTCAATTGTTATTGAAATGTGTAAATACAATTGTCTAGATTTTAAGCCAGCTTTACGAATTAATGACGATGAGCCATGCGATTTAAGAGTTGGTAACTATGCTATTGATACTAAGTATAGACTAGGTTCTGGTGATTCGGGAACGCTCAAAAAATTTAGAGCGAATGGTAATTTACTCATCGAAAGGGGATATACTCCAACACTTGTAATATTAAGAAATGATAATTTACGTGCGGCAATTAATGCGTGTGTAGGTGGAAATTGGCAAGTTTTAAGAGGACAAGAAAGTATGGATTTTATACACCAAATTTCCGGCATTGATATCAAGGCTTTTCTAGAAAATAATGCGGGAAAATATACAGTTGGACGCAATTCAATTTGA
- a CDS encoding helix-turn-helix domain-containing protein, translated as MTITLLFGKNIKRLRLSQVLSQDALAEKAGLHRTYIGAVERGERNITLINAEKIANALGISLVDCLKELEEDTED; from the coding sequence ATGACGATTACGCTATTGTTTGGTAAAAATATTAAAAGGTTGAGATTATCTCAAGTCTTGTCTCAAGATGCTTTAGCTGAAAAAGCTGGACTTCACCGTACTTATATAGGTGCGGTAGAGCGCGGTGAGCGAAATATAACGCTTATTAATGCCGAAAAAATTGCAAATGCTTTAGGTATAAGTTTGGTAGATTGCCTTAAAGAATTAGAAGAGGATACTGAAGATTAA